The following proteins are encoded in a genomic region of Mycobacteriales bacterium:
- a CDS encoding EAL domain-containing protein, translating to MPSPFRTPDAPAQVATELLDCVTDGVAAIDEGSVVVQRNAALTRQLADVPDLAAALLEGPSGARDIVLPDRAGAIRHLVITRTRREQGYVVVVRDTTAVREGEQQLRASKERFRRTFESSPVGMALVAAGTGAVLAANAALSRLLHQPLSSLAGRHADDVLLTADGDTVMQLVGPTPVEVAFRRPDRLACWGLVSQTVVDEGVGGLLLVQVEDVTERVVARRALAHQALHDPLTGLANRRVLVDHLEHALRAGERHRVHESVGLLFVDLDLFKQVNDTYGHDAGDTLLREVARRLEHVVRARDRVARLGGDEFVVVVADPGHSERLIDMARRIESSLASPVQCGASRLHVTASVGVTRSRPGQTAEELLREADLAMYRAKSLGRNRFEVFDASLRREAEEQLLVERLLRSALDRGGVALEYQPIYEQVSGQVVAVEALSRLRGPAGEVVGPVRFIPIAEITGLIVPLGLGILESALAQAAHWRAAGHRLRMAVNVSARQAGRSDFEEIVLAAIERHGLPPDALELEITETAFISAGSSTLGQLVRLRDRGVRIAIDDYGTGHASLAYLHRLPATSVKVDATFVAGLPDDQRAAAIVRAVSRLASDIGVDCVAEGVETTAQREWLTTHAPQALLQGNLLARPLPADQVPLARMRPHVASPRVPS from the coding sequence GTGCCGTCCCCCTTCCGCACGCCCGACGCTCCCGCGCAGGTCGCGACCGAGCTGCTCGACTGCGTCACGGACGGGGTCGCAGCGATCGACGAGGGCTCGGTCGTCGTCCAGCGCAACGCCGCCCTGACCCGCCAGCTCGCCGACGTGCCCGACCTCGCCGCGGCCCTGCTGGAGGGGCCCTCCGGCGCCCGGGACATCGTGCTGCCCGACCGGGCCGGCGCCATCCGGCACCTGGTGATCACCCGCACCCGGCGAGAGCAGGGCTACGTCGTGGTCGTCCGTGACACCACCGCGGTCCGCGAGGGCGAGCAGCAGCTGCGGGCCAGCAAGGAGCGGTTCCGTCGTACCTTCGAGAGCAGCCCGGTCGGGATGGCTCTCGTCGCGGCGGGGACCGGTGCCGTCCTCGCGGCCAACGCCGCGCTGTCGCGGTTGCTGCACCAGCCGCTGTCGTCGCTGGCCGGTCGTCACGCCGACGACGTGCTCCTCACCGCAGACGGCGACACGGTCATGCAACTGGTCGGACCGACCCCCGTGGAGGTCGCGTTCCGCCGACCCGACAGGCTCGCGTGCTGGGGCCTGGTGTCGCAGACCGTCGTCGACGAGGGCGTGGGCGGTCTGCTCCTCGTCCAGGTCGAGGACGTGACCGAGCGGGTCGTCGCGCGTCGAGCCCTCGCCCACCAGGCCCTGCACGACCCGTTGACGGGACTCGCCAACCGGCGCGTGCTCGTCGACCACCTCGAGCACGCGCTGCGGGCAGGCGAGCGCCATCGCGTCCACGAGTCCGTCGGGCTGCTCTTCGTCGACCTCGACCTCTTCAAGCAGGTCAACGACACCTACGGGCACGACGCCGGCGACACGCTGCTGCGCGAGGTGGCCCGCCGCCTGGAGCACGTCGTCCGCGCGCGCGACCGCGTCGCACGACTCGGCGGTGACGAGTTCGTCGTCGTCGTCGCCGACCCTGGGCACTCCGAGCGGCTCATCGACATGGCACGCCGCATCGAGTCGAGCCTCGCGAGTCCGGTGCAGTGCGGCGCGTCGCGCCTTCACGTCACCGCCAGCGTCGGGGTGACCCGCAGTCGACCTGGGCAGACCGCCGAGGAGCTGCTGCGCGAGGCGGATCTCGCCATGTACCGAGCGAAGAGCCTCGGTCGCAACCGCTTCGAGGTCTTCGACGCCAGCCTGCGACGCGAGGCCGAGGAGCAGCTGCTGGTCGAGCGCCTGCTCCGCAGCGCACTGGACCGCGGCGGTGTGGCCCTCGAGTACCAACCGATCTACGAGCAGGTCAGCGGCCAGGTCGTCGCTGTGGAGGCGCTCTCCCGCCTTCGGGGACCCGCGGGCGAGGTCGTCGGCCCGGTCCGCTTCATCCCCATCGCGGAGATCACCGGCCTGATCGTCCCGCTGGGGCTCGGCATCCTCGAGTCAGCACTCGCCCAGGCTGCCCACTGGCGCGCAGCGGGCCACCGCCTCCGCATGGCCGTCAACGTCTCGGCCCGTCAGGCCGGCCGCAGCGACTTCGAGGAGATCGTCCTCGCCGCGATCGAGCGCCACGGCCTGCCACCGGACGCCCTGGAGCTCGAGATCACCGAGACCGCGTTCATCAGCGCCGGCAGCTCGACCCTCGGCCAGCTGGTCCGGCTGCGCGACCGGGGCGTGCGCATCGCCATCGACGACTACGGCACCGGGCACGCGAGCCTGGCCTACCTGCACCGTCTCCCGGCCACGAGCGTCAAGGTGGATGCCACCTTCGTGGCAGGACTCCCGGACGACCAGCGCGCCGCCGCGATCGTCCGCGCCGTGAGCCGGCTGGCCAGTGACATCGGTGTCGACTGCGTCGCCGAGGGCGTCGAGACCACCGCGCAGCGCGAGTGGCTCACGACGCACGCACCGCAGGCGCTGCTGCAGGGCAACCTGCTCGCCCGGCCGCTTCCCGCTGACCAGGTCCCGCTCGCGCGGATGCGTCCGCACGTGGCCTCGCCTCGGGTGCCGTCATGA
- a CDS encoding ATP-binding protein produces the protein MTARWYDGLPGDLPAVSLLRATDWSATPVGALEQWPDALRTTASLVLRSRFPMMVAWGPELVQVYNDAFVPILGPKHPQMGVRLSETWAEIFDTVGPMLADVLATGTATWAEDELLFVERLGFPEDTYFSFSYSAIADENGRSEGVLVTAMETTARVLDARRLRVAHELSTAATTSGSSAELITALMGHLARGQADVRFATLHLDTGDELALVGSTHPLEELQPPRDDQDVTAAWELDTDDGQTVVSLRPALRPTTDLPEPMRAPVTRAFVQQVAAGEGRRAVLSVGLSPTRRWDEDYRRFLLMVGQHVGSALTAAAARESEHERLERLAALDLAKRDFLADVSHEFRTPLTLIAGPLQVAVDSGQLTGPVEDALRLAQRSTERLTRMVDSLLDFTRAEAGGLSARPEPLDLGTHARMLTELFRTAADEAGLDLALEVATLPAPVLADPAHLETVLVNLLANAVKFTPSGEVRVVVLAGSDGAVLEVQDTGIGVPPEERELVFARFQRGRTSAARSIEGIGIGLSTVRTLVELQGGSISVHGRPGPGTVFRLVLPWAVGATAVSPSSSASVSARARSAAEEARGWSRDPRPASGLAASLLPRVVLADDNADVRDFVALVLDGHARVERVGDGDAALAALRRDPPDLLLTDLRMPGTDGRALLAAVRADPVLASLPVILFSAHAGPEAAVEALNAGADNYLVKPFTAAELVARVRGTISLAAARRQAAVLAGRRLASP, from the coding sequence ATGACTGCCCGCTGGTACGACGGCTTGCCCGGCGACCTGCCCGCGGTGTCCCTGCTGCGAGCCACCGACTGGAGCGCGACGCCGGTCGGCGCCCTGGAGCAGTGGCCCGATGCGCTGCGGACCACGGCCAGCCTCGTGCTGCGCAGCCGGTTCCCCATGATGGTCGCCTGGGGTCCCGAGCTCGTGCAGGTCTACAACGACGCGTTCGTCCCGATCCTCGGTCCGAAGCACCCGCAGATGGGCGTCCGGCTGTCGGAGACCTGGGCGGAGATCTTCGACACGGTCGGCCCGATGCTCGCCGACGTCCTCGCGACGGGGACCGCCACCTGGGCCGAGGACGAGCTGCTCTTCGTCGAGCGCCTGGGGTTCCCCGAGGACACCTACTTCTCCTTCTCCTACAGCGCCATCGCGGACGAGAACGGGCGCTCCGAAGGTGTCCTGGTGACGGCGATGGAGACGACCGCGCGCGTGCTGGACGCCCGCCGGTTGCGCGTCGCGCACGAGCTGTCGACGGCCGCGACGACCTCGGGCTCGTCCGCCGAGCTGATCACTGCGCTGATGGGGCACCTCGCTCGGGGACAGGCCGACGTCCGCTTTGCGACCCTGCACCTCGACACCGGCGACGAGCTCGCCCTGGTCGGATCGACGCACCCTCTCGAGGAGCTCCAGCCACCCCGCGACGACCAGGACGTGACCGCGGCCTGGGAGCTCGACACGGACGACGGACAGACCGTCGTCAGCCTGCGTCCGGCGCTACGACCCACGACCGATCTTCCCGAGCCAATGCGCGCGCCCGTGACCCGGGCCTTCGTCCAGCAGGTCGCCGCCGGTGAGGGCAGGCGCGCGGTGCTCTCTGTCGGCCTCAGCCCCACGCGCCGCTGGGACGAGGACTACCGCCGCTTCCTGCTCATGGTCGGGCAGCACGTCGGGAGCGCGCTGACCGCGGCGGCCGCGCGCGAGTCCGAGCACGAGCGTCTCGAGCGCCTTGCCGCTCTCGACCTCGCCAAGCGGGACTTCCTGGCCGACGTGAGCCACGAGTTCCGGACGCCGTTGACCCTCATCGCCGGACCGCTGCAGGTCGCCGTCGACTCCGGGCAGCTGACCGGTCCGGTCGAGGACGCCCTGCGACTGGCGCAGCGCTCGACCGAGCGGCTGACCCGCATGGTCGACAGCCTGCTCGACTTCACTCGGGCGGAGGCCGGCGGGCTCAGTGCCCGGCCCGAGCCGCTCGACCTCGGCACCCACGCCCGCATGCTCACCGAGCTGTTCCGGACCGCCGCCGACGAGGCCGGGCTCGACCTCGCCCTCGAGGTCGCCACCCTGCCCGCGCCGGTCCTCGCCGACCCGGCGCATCTCGAGACCGTCCTGGTCAACCTGCTGGCCAACGCCGTGAAGTTCACGCCGTCCGGCGAGGTCCGCGTGGTCGTCCTGGCCGGCAGCGACGGCGCCGTGCTCGAGGTGCAGGACACCGGCATCGGCGTGCCGCCCGAGGAGCGTGAGCTCGTTTTCGCGCGCTTCCAGCGCGGCCGGACCTCAGCAGCCCGCAGCATCGAGGGCATCGGGATCGGCCTCAGCACGGTTCGCACCCTGGTCGAGCTGCAGGGCGGCAGCATCAGCGTCCACGGCCGACCGGGACCCGGCACGGTCTTCCGCCTCGTGCTGCCGTGGGCCGTGGGCGCCACGGCCGTGAGCCCCTCGTCGAGCGCGTCCGTGAGTGCCCGGGCCCGCTCGGCCGCGGAGGAGGCGCGAGGCTGGTCCCGCGACCCGCGACCCGCTTCGGGGCTGGCCGCATCGCTGCTGCCGCGGGTGGTGCTCGCCGACGACAACGCCGACGTGCGCGACTTCGTGGCACTGGTCCTCGACGGTCACGCCCGCGTCGAGCGGGTCGGCGACGGTGACGCGGCCCTGGCCGCGCTGCGCCGGGACCCCCCGGACCTGCTGCTCACCGACCTGCGGATGCCGGGCACCGACGGCCGGGCCCTGCTCGCCGCCGTGCGTGCCGACCCCGTGCTCGCGTCGCTGCCCGTCATCCTCTTCTCGGCCCACGCCGGCCCCGAGGCTGCCGTGGAAGCGCTCAACGCAGGCGCGGACAACTACCTCGTCAAGCCCTTCACCGCAGCCGAGCTGGTGGCTCGGGTGAGGGGAACCATCTCGCTCGCAGCTGCCCGGCGGCAGGCAGCCGTCCTTGCCGGCCGCCGCCTCGCTTCCCCCTGA
- a CDS encoding ArsR family transcriptional regulator, which yields MSAHPADFPGDPEAAHRLRLAREVEVGVDRLQRCREVFVRWLGESYDLLALDAVLAAAAVEQLDGDPVWLLLVSGSGNAKTETVSALLGAGAHVTSTITSEGALLSATSNKEKAKDATGGLLRKIGASGVLVVKDVTSILSMNRDSRAAVLAALREVYDGRWERNVGTDGGKTLTWTGRIVLVGAVTTAYDAAHAVIAAMGDRFALVRVDSNLGRLEAGRQALLNVGHEDEMRRDLSDAAAACLAHVDPQRAELTDEVMGVLLTAANVVTLARTAVERDHRGEVVEAHAPEAPTRFAKMLGQLVRGSLALGSTKVEALAVALRVAGDSVPPMRLLVLADVLDNSYARTSEVTKRVQRPRSTVDRTLQELHLLGLVEVDEVGDGLGWRYRVAPSVDQQALRVLVTRNVTTPGVRVKEVPLATDIPGDGPAQESAW from the coding sequence ATGAGCGCGCACCCCGCCGACTTCCCCGGCGACCCGGAGGCCGCGCACCGGCTGAGGCTCGCGCGTGAGGTGGAAGTGGGCGTCGACCGCTTGCAACGCTGCCGGGAGGTGTTCGTCAGGTGGCTCGGGGAGAGCTACGACCTGCTGGCCCTCGACGCGGTCCTCGCTGCCGCCGCCGTTGAGCAGCTCGACGGCGACCCGGTGTGGCTGCTGCTCGTCAGTGGCTCGGGCAACGCCAAGACCGAGACCGTCTCGGCTCTGCTCGGGGCAGGGGCGCACGTCACCAGCACGATCACCAGTGAGGGTGCGCTGCTGTCTGCGACGAGCAACAAGGAGAAGGCGAAGGACGCAACCGGCGGGCTCCTTCGCAAGATCGGGGCGAGCGGCGTCCTCGTGGTCAAGGACGTGACGTCGATCCTGTCGATGAACCGGGACAGCCGCGCCGCAGTTCTCGCGGCGCTGCGCGAGGTGTACGACGGGCGGTGGGAGCGCAACGTCGGCACGGACGGCGGCAAGACCCTGACGTGGACCGGCAGGATCGTGCTCGTCGGGGCGGTCACGACGGCCTACGACGCGGCGCACGCCGTCATCGCGGCGATGGGCGACCGCTTCGCGTTGGTCCGGGTCGACAGCAACCTCGGCAGGCTGGAGGCGGGCAGGCAGGCCCTGCTCAACGTCGGCCACGAGGACGAGATGCGCCGGGACCTGTCCGACGCCGCTGCCGCCTGCCTCGCGCACGTCGACCCCCAACGGGCCGAGCTGACCGACGAGGTCATGGGCGTTCTGCTCACCGCGGCCAACGTCGTCACGCTGGCCCGTACCGCGGTCGAGCGGGACCACCGTGGCGAGGTCGTCGAGGCGCACGCGCCCGAAGCGCCCACGCGCTTCGCCAAGATGCTCGGGCAGCTCGTCCGAGGATCGCTCGCCCTCGGCTCCACCAAGGTGGAGGCCCTGGCCGTCGCGCTGCGCGTTGCGGGCGACTCGGTGCCGCCGATGCGGCTGCTTGTCCTCGCTGACGTCCTCGACAACAGCTACGCGCGCACCTCGGAGGTCACCAAGCGCGTACAGCGCCCCCGTAGCACCGTCGACCGCACGTTGCAGGAGCTGCACCTGCTCGGGCTCGTCGAGGTCGACGAGGTCGGCGACGGGCTCGGCTGGCGCTACCGCGTCGCGCCCAGCGTCGACCAGCAAGCCCTCAGGGTCCTCGTCACCAGAAATGTCACTACACCGGGTGTTCGGGTAAAAGAGGTGCCCCTAGCTACTGACATTCCTGGTGACGGTCCGGCGCAGGAGTCGGCGTGGTGA
- a CDS encoding tyrosine-type recombinase/integrase produces the protein MTQATKPSVSAAMDDLAVLLPDWQVHLRARNVAPSTIASYQRVGVNLLDYLRAHGMPTAASAIKREHLEAFLADLVDRVAPATVAKHYRSMQQLFRWLTDDGEITETPMARMRPPQVPEQPVDVFTDDDLRALLKAAAGNTFENRRDTALLRFLIDTGVRASELIGLAVEDVDAAKSEALVLGKGRRGRVVPFGARTADALRRYQRARTAHPMTTLPCLWLGKKGPLTTSGLAQILERRAKEAGVDDVHPHRFRHTFAHTWLAAGNQEHDLMRLAGWRSPQMVGRYAASAGAERARDNFRKAALGDRL, from the coding sequence ATGACGCAAGCGACGAAGCCCAGCGTGTCGGCGGCGATGGACGACCTGGCGGTCCTGCTGCCCGACTGGCAGGTCCACCTCCGGGCGCGCAACGTCGCGCCCTCGACGATCGCGAGCTACCAGCGAGTCGGGGTGAACCTGCTCGACTACCTGAGGGCGCACGGCATGCCCACAGCGGCCTCAGCGATCAAGCGCGAGCACCTCGAGGCATTTCTTGCCGACCTCGTCGACCGGGTCGCGCCCGCCACCGTCGCCAAGCACTACCGCTCGATGCAGCAGTTGTTCCGGTGGCTCACCGACGACGGCGAGATCACCGAGACCCCGATGGCGAGGATGCGCCCGCCGCAGGTCCCCGAGCAGCCCGTCGACGTGTTCACCGACGACGACCTTCGGGCGCTGCTCAAGGCCGCCGCGGGCAACACCTTCGAGAACCGCCGCGACACCGCCCTGCTGCGCTTCCTCATCGACACCGGTGTCCGCGCCTCGGAGCTCATCGGCTTGGCCGTCGAGGACGTCGACGCCGCCAAGAGCGAGGCGCTCGTCCTCGGCAAGGGCCGGCGCGGCCGGGTCGTCCCGTTCGGGGCGCGCACCGCCGACGCTCTGCGCCGCTACCAGCGAGCCCGCACCGCGCACCCGATGACAACCCTGCCCTGCCTGTGGCTCGGCAAGAAGGGTCCACTGACCACGTCCGGCCTCGCGCAGATCCTCGAGCGAAGAGCGAAGGAGGCCGGAGTCGACGACGTGCACCCGCACCGCTTCCGCCACACCTTCGCCCACACCTGGCTCGCCGCGGGCAACCAGGAGCACGACCTCATGCGGCTCGCCGGGTGGCGCTCCCCGCAGATGGTCGGGCGCTACGCCGCGAGCGCCGGGGCCGAGCGTGCCCGCGACAACTTCCGCAAGGCCGCACTCGGGGACAGGCTGTGA
- a CDS encoding GAF and ANTAR domain-containing protein, producing MQPDHPADAARPQRGSPSRQDAGSYSGRDALAQQFSDLARALEQQTDPQMLLADVVRAAVQLIPGCDEGSISVVLGRRSVTSEAASGDLPRIVDALQAETGQGPCLDAAYKHVTVRVEDMATETRWPLFATRAVEAGAAGMLSIQLYVEGDDIGALNLYSRTAGAFTDESEHVGLLFAAHAATAYMGARDRSGLMNAVTTRNLIGQAQGILMERHGLSADQAFALLSKVSQDNNLKLRDVANQLVNSGTLYSPA from the coding sequence ATGCAGCCAGACCATCCGGCAGACGCTGCCAGGCCCCAGCGGGGCAGCCCGTCACGCCAGGACGCCGGCTCCTATAGCGGCCGGGACGCGCTTGCCCAGCAGTTCAGCGACCTTGCCCGCGCCCTCGAACAACAAACCGACCCGCAGATGCTGCTCGCCGACGTCGTGCGCGCCGCCGTTCAGCTCATCCCGGGCTGTGACGAAGGATCGATCAGCGTGGTGCTGGGACGCCGCAGCGTCACGTCAGAAGCAGCGTCCGGGGACCTACCGCGCATCGTCGATGCCTTGCAGGCCGAGACCGGTCAGGGCCCCTGCCTGGACGCGGCCTACAAGCACGTCACTGTCCGCGTCGAAGACATGGCGACCGAGACGCGCTGGCCGCTGTTCGCCACACGAGCCGTCGAGGCCGGTGCGGCCGGGATGCTCTCCATCCAGCTGTACGTCGAAGGCGACGACATCGGCGCCCTGAACCTCTACTCCCGCACGGCGGGAGCCTTCACCGACGAGTCCGAGCATGTCGGGCTCCTGTTCGCTGCGCACGCCGCCACCGCCTACATGGGTGCGCGGGACCGATCGGGGCTGATGAACGCTGTCACGACCCGCAACCTGATAGGCCAGGCCCAAGGCATCTTGATGGAACGCCATGGGCTGTCGGCCGACCAGGCATTCGCCCTGCTGTCAAAGGTGAGCCAGGACAACAACCTGAAGTTGCGGGACGTCGCCAACCAGCTGGTCAACTCGGGAACGCTCTACAGCCCTGCCTAG
- a CDS encoding sensor domain-containing diguanylate cyclase: MLSDFARTVLTDFSLQDILDHLVERVVELLPISAAGVTLISSDRIPHLVAASNPAALRFEQLQNDLGQGPCLSAYESGEVVTLPDLANADGFPTFGPAAVEAGMTAVFAFPLKHAGGCLGALDLYCSSVGTLGPEDLAVAQTLADVTTSYLLNAQNREQTLQAVERFRDSALHDPLTGLANRVLLQERLDHAAARASRTGTTTAVVFADLDEFKRINDTYGHAVGDEVLQAVAARLAALVRPGDTLARISGDEFVFLCEDLTYTHDVELFTTRIKHAFTEPIRLRDLELPLSASVGAAYAGPTEAVTNQLVLDADTAMYQEKGRAAGNVVLDLTTRRPGSAPNWPREAMSPPAKEGPSS, from the coding sequence GTGCTCAGCGACTTCGCGCGCACGGTGCTTACGGACTTCTCGCTGCAAGACATCCTCGATCACCTCGTGGAACGGGTAGTCGAGCTGCTGCCCATTTCCGCGGCAGGCGTGACGCTTATCTCCTCGGACCGGATTCCGCACCTCGTGGCGGCCTCGAACCCGGCTGCTCTGCGCTTCGAGCAGCTGCAGAACGATCTGGGACAAGGACCGTGCCTCTCCGCCTACGAGTCGGGCGAGGTTGTGACGTTGCCCGACCTCGCCAACGCCGACGGGTTTCCGACGTTCGGCCCGGCCGCCGTCGAGGCGGGCATGACTGCGGTCTTCGCCTTCCCGCTCAAGCATGCCGGCGGCTGCTTGGGCGCTCTGGACCTGTACTGCAGCAGCGTGGGCACTCTCGGCCCCGAGGACCTGGCGGTGGCGCAGACGCTCGCGGACGTCACGACGTCCTACCTGCTGAACGCCCAGAACCGTGAACAGACGCTCCAAGCCGTGGAGCGGTTCCGGGACAGCGCCCTGCATGACCCCTTGACTGGCCTTGCCAACCGCGTGCTGCTCCAAGAGCGGCTTGACCACGCAGCCGCACGCGCCTCGCGCACGGGCACCACGACGGCCGTGGTCTTCGCAGACCTCGACGAGTTCAAACGCATCAACGACACCTACGGGCATGCCGTTGGCGACGAGGTGCTGCAAGCCGTCGCTGCGAGGCTGGCTGCCCTGGTTCGGCCAGGCGACACCCTGGCCCGGATCTCGGGCGACGAGTTCGTGTTCCTCTGTGAGGACCTGACCTACACGCACGACGTCGAGCTGTTCACCACCCGTATCAAGCACGCCTTCACAGAGCCGATCCGGCTGCGCGACCTCGAACTGCCACTGAGCGCGAGCGTCGGCGCGGCCTACGCCGGCCCCACGGAGGCCGTGACGAACCAGCTCGTTCTGGACGCTGATACCGCGATGTACCAGGAAAAAGGTAGAGCTGCCGGCAACGTCGTGCTCGACCTGACGACGCGCCGACCCGGCAGCGCGCCCAACTGGCCCCGTGAGGCGATGTCGCCGC